A stretch of Mesorhizobium sp. M2A.F.Ca.ET.046.03.2.1 DNA encodes these proteins:
- a CDS encoding carboxymuconolactone decarboxylase family protein, translating into MSVIRIASAVHSCLRSASLIAIAGAFAVALASAPARADDYDATLKDIQSTMGGVPSFVKQFPKAGLPGAWAEVKAIELSDKTALTPKEKSLISLAVAAQIPCSYCIWSDTENARHAGATDQEIQEAVAMAALTRHWSTIFNGMQVDFDQFKKEMGGE; encoded by the coding sequence ATGTCAGTCATTCGCATCGCCTCAGCCGTGCATTCCTGCCTTCGTTCCGCCTCGCTCATCGCCATCGCGGGCGCGTTTGCCGTGGCGCTCGCATCCGCGCCCGCCCGGGCTGATGACTACGACGCCACCCTCAAGGACATCCAGTCGACGATGGGCGGCGTGCCGAGCTTCGTCAAACAGTTCCCGAAAGCCGGTCTGCCCGGCGCGTGGGCCGAGGTCAAGGCCATCGAGCTCAGCGACAAGACGGCGCTGACGCCGAAGGAGAAGTCGCTGATCTCGCTGGCGGTCGCGGCGCAGATCCCCTGCAGCTACTGCATCTGGTCGGACACCGAGAACGCCAGGCACGCCGGCGCCACCGACCAGGAGATCCAGGAAGCCGTCGCCATGGCGGCGCTGACGCGTCACTGGAGCACCATCTTCAACGGCATGCAGGTCGATTTCGACCAGTTCAAGAAAGAGATGGGCGGAGAATGA
- a CDS encoding TetR/AcrR family transcriptional regulator has protein sequence MDASSKRKRPRGKLSREMIEDAAFKVIEREGLSGFSMRKLAARLGCEAMSIYHHFPSQAHLYEALVDRQMSGLVIPGADLPWRERARIGMQEFRRVATEHPAFAPFIVVYRMNSPPCLAKLNAIIGLFEDGGFGPELSARLFRAAGYYLMGAILDETAGYAKGPSAVTTVSDEELARDYPSVVKAGAYFGSAGFDKTFELGLEMFLDEMERVREAARGEDR, from the coding sequence ATGGATGCATCGAGCAAAAGAAAGCGCCCCCGCGGCAAGCTCTCCCGCGAGATGATCGAGGATGCTGCCTTCAAGGTGATCGAGCGGGAAGGGCTGTCCGGCTTTTCGATGCGCAAGCTCGCCGCCAGGCTCGGCTGCGAGGCGATGAGCATCTATCACCACTTTCCCTCGCAGGCGCATCTCTACGAGGCGCTGGTCGACCGCCAGATGAGCGGGCTCGTCATACCTGGCGCTGATCTGCCCTGGCGCGAGCGGGCCCGCATCGGCATGCAGGAGTTCCGCCGTGTCGCCACCGAGCACCCGGCCTTCGCGCCCTTCATCGTCGTCTACCGCATGAACTCGCCGCCCTGCCTTGCCAAGCTCAACGCCATCATCGGCCTGTTCGAGGATGGCGGCTTCGGCCCCGAGCTTAGCGCCCGCCTGTTCCGCGCCGCCGGCTACTATCTGATGGGCGCAATCCTCGACGAGACGGCCGGCTACGCCAAGGGGCCTTCGGCCGTCACCACGGTCAGCGACGAGGAGCTGGCGCGCGACTATCCGAGCGTTGTGAAGGCCGGCGCCTATTTCGGCAGCGCCGGCTTCGACAAGACATTCGAGCTTGGCCTGGAAATGTTTCTGGACGAGATGGAGCGAGTCCGCGAAGCTGCCCGAGGGGAAGACCGCTAG